A single window of Rana temporaria chromosome 1, aRanTem1.1, whole genome shotgun sequence DNA harbors:
- the MTNR1A gene encoding melatonin receptor type 1A, giving the protein MAQLLSQPMRKESLRRANALVHITVTKRSSGNIFVVSLAVADLVVAIYPYPLVLTSIFRKGWNLGYLHCQISGFLMGISVIGSIFNIAGVAINRYCYICHSLKYDKLYSDKNSLFYVILIWVLTFIAIVPNLFVGSLQYDARIYSCTFSQSVSSTYTIAVVFFHFILPITIVTFCYLRIWILVIQVRRRVKPDNKPKLKPHDFRNFLTMFVVFVLFAVCWAPLNFIGLAVAVNPDTILPRIPEWLFVGSYYMAYFNSCLNAIIYGLLNQNFRREYKRIIISICTAKFFFQESSNDAEKIKSKPSPMLTNNNQVKVDSV; this is encoded by the coding sequence GAAATATATTTGTCGTTAGTCTGGCTGTGGCAGATCTTGTGGTGGCCATCTACCCATATCCGTTGGTACTGACATCGATATTTAGAAAAGGATGGAATCTTGGATATCTCCACTGCCAAATTAGTGGATTCTTGATGGGAATAAGCGTAATAGGATCTATATTCAACATTGCTGGTGTTGCAATCAACCGTTATTGTTACATTTGTCATAGCCTCAAATACGACAAATTATACAGTGACAAAAATTCATTGTTCTATGTGATTCTGATTTGGGTGCTAACattcattgccattgtgccaaatTTATTTGTTGGATCTTTACAATATGATGCTCGGATCTACTCATGTACATTCTCCCAGTCTGTCAGCTCCACGTATACCATAGCAGTGGTATTTTTCCATTTTATACTCCCGATTACTATTGTAACTTTTTGCTACTTACGTATTTGGATCTTGGTTATACAGGTGAGACGTAGGGTAAAGCCTGATAATAAACCTAAACTGAAACCTCACGATTTCAggaactttttgaccatgtttgtGGTTTTTGTGTTATTTGCAGTCTGCTGGGCACCACTGAACTTCATAGGCCTGGCTGTGGCCGTGAACCCAGACACAATTCTCCCCAGAATTCCTGAATGGTTATTTGTTGGCAGTTATTACATGGCATATTTCAACAGTTGCCTTAATGCTATTATATATGGTCTCTTGAACCAGAATTTCAGGAGGGAGTACAAGAGGATTATCATTTCTATTTGTACTGCAAAGTTTTTCTTTCAAGAAAGTTCCAATGATGCAGAGAAGATTAAAAGCAAACCATCACCAATGTTGACAAACAATAATCAGGTCAAGGTTGACTCCGTGTGA